In Bacillus sp. NP247, one DNA window encodes the following:
- the rplO gene encoding 50S ribosomal protein L15 — protein MKLHELKPAEGSRKVRNRVGRGIGSGNGKTAGRGHKGQNARSGGGVRLGFEGGQTPLFRRLPKRGFTNINRKEFTIVNLSTLNRFEDGTEVTPELLLETGVISKLNDGVKILASGAVEKKLTVKAHKFSSSAKEAIEAAGGSVEVI, from the coding sequence ATGAAACTTCATGAATTAAAACCTGCAGAAGGTTCTCGTAAAGTACGTAACCGTGTCGGTCGTGGTATCGGTTCTGGTAACGGTAAAACTGCTGGTAGAGGTCATAAAGGACAAAACGCACGTTCTGGCGGCGGTGTTCGTCTTGGCTTCGAAGGTGGTCAAACTCCACTATTCCGTCGTTTACCAAAACGCGGCTTCACAAACATTAACCGTAAAGAGTTTACTATTGTAAACTTATCAACGTTAAATCGTTTTGAAGATGGTACAGAAGTAACACCTGAATTATTGCTGGAAACTGGCGTTATCAGCAAATTAAACGACGGTGTTAAAATTCTTGCAAGCGGAGCAGTAGAGAAAAAATTAACTGTTAAAGCGCACAAGTTCTCTTCAAGTGCTAAAGAAGCAATTGAAGCAGCTGGCGGATCAGTTGAGGTGATCTAA